CTGCGTGTTCCAGCGCTTCGATCGTCCGGGTATCCGCCCCCTTTGCGGCTTCTGCCCTTTCGTTATGGGAAAACTCCAGGTTGGTCCCGTCTAGGGGGAATCCGTCGAATTTCCGGGTGAGGTCGAAAAGAGCAGCGTCCCCTTCCCGGCTGACCCGGTCGAGGATCTTCTGTACGGTATCGAGGACCTGCGGCGGAATCTCTCCACCCCGCCGTCGAAAGCGCCGAAGTTCCTCGTCGAATCCGGCGGCGGTTGCATCAAGTTTCTTCATCTTGGAATAGGGTCCTTTCGCTTCAGATGAGTTGATGGTGTCGTAAAAAGTCACGAAGCCCTTCGACCCTTCGGCCGGCTCAGGACAGGCGTACTCAGGGCGAACGGTGTAAGTTATTGATATTCTGTTCGTGTGGTTCGACCGGCTCACCATGCTCGGTAGCTTGTCGAACCATGAACGGAACCCGGAAAACGACTTTTTACGAGTTCATCATGAGTTGATAACCTTTCAATACATCCGTCAGCTTCTCCCGTGTCCCCTCTCCCATCGGGCAGA
The Deltaproteobacteria bacterium genome window above contains:
- a CDS encoding histidinol dehydrogenase, giving the protein MKKLDATAAGFDEELRRFRRRGGEIPPQVLDTVQKILDRVSREGDAALFDLTRKFDGFPLDGTNLEFSHNERAEAAKGADTRTIEALEHA